A region from the Beduinella massiliensis genome encodes:
- a CDS encoding LysR substrate-binding domain-containing protein, protein MVDPKIRTLLKLEELGSFSKTAQALSLTQPAVSHHIKLLEQEFGIQIFVKGKRKLKPTPEGEVLLKYAHRAIALSDKVHQAIEDCKHAVHTLTVGITPTASDIFVPQVLAAYCHQHPGTHVQIVRGTIKKIDAMLKFYEIDFAIVDGILPGDHYRQVLMGTDHLCLIVSPKHPFATRLSVTLDELQRENLVLRPKSTGTRKLIESYLISNGYNIQNFNVMMEVDSVSTIKEIVEANLGISIISYSVCREEQQQGRLIVRPIENCRMVRQVNMVYPQDFEHPEILQEIQQEYHNRVE, encoded by the coding sequence ATGGTTGATCCCAAGATTCGGACGCTGCTCAAGCTCGAGGAGCTCGGTTCCTTTTCCAAGACGGCGCAGGCGCTGTCTCTGACGCAACCCGCAGTGAGTCACCACATAAAATTGCTGGAACAGGAATTTGGCATCCAGATTTTTGTAAAAGGAAAGCGAAAATTAAAGCCCACGCCCGAAGGCGAGGTGCTTCTCAAGTATGCGCACCGCGCCATCGCCCTATCCGACAAGGTGCATCAGGCCATCGAAGATTGCAAACACGCCGTGCATACGCTCACGGTGGGCATTACGCCGACCGCGAGCGACATCTTCGTGCCACAAGTTCTGGCTGCCTATTGCCACCAACACCCGGGGACACACGTCCAAATTGTGCGCGGAACTATAAAAAAAATTGATGCAATGCTAAAATTTTATGAAATAGATTTTGCGATTGTGGACGGAATTTTGCCAGGCGACCACTACCGGCAGGTGCTGATGGGCACCGACCATCTGTGCCTGATCGTCTCGCCCAAGCACCCCTTTGCCACCCGCCTGAGCGTGACGCTCGATGAGCTGCAGCGGGAAAACCTCGTGCTGCGTCCCAAGTCGACCGGCACGCGCAAGCTGATCGAAAGCTACCTCATCAGCAACGGCTACAACATTCAGAATTTCAACGTCATGATGGAGGTCGACAGCGTCTCCACGATCAAGGAAATCGTCGAGGCGAACCTCGGCATCTCGATCATCTCCTACAGCGTCTGCCGCGAGGAGCAGCAGCAGGGGCGCCTGATCGTCCGCCCGATTGAGAACTGCCGCATGGTGCGCCAGGTCAACATGGTTTACCCTCAGGATTTTGAGCACCCGGAAATCCTGCAGGAAATTCAGCAGGAATACCACAACCGGGTAGAATGA
- a CDS encoding PfkB family carbohydrate kinase: MSRVVTFGEIMLRLKSPALERFFQSPSLEATFGGGEANVAVSLANYGMDTAFVTLLPDNDIGKACLRTVRGYGVDVSNIQMVPGRMGIYFLETGSNQRPSKVIYDRADSCIAKAASDAIDWDKALEGATWFHITGITPAISQSAADLSLAAVKAAKAKGVHVSCDLNYRKNLWKYGKRADEVMSELVKYVDTVIANEEDFQKSLGIKAESDVESGELDTSVYEKIAKMAMNRYPNIKRVAITLRESKSADTNYWAACIYDGKEFYVSRKYAITDIVDRVGGGDSFGGGLIYGLNAYDNQRDALEFAVAASCLKHTINGDFNLVSVAEVEALKKGSGSGRVER, from the coding sequence ATGTCTCGAGTAGTAACCTTCGGCGAAATTATGCTCCGCCTCAAGAGCCCGGCGCTCGAACGTTTTTTCCAAAGCCCCTCGCTGGAAGCCACCTTTGGCGGCGGCGAAGCGAATGTGGCTGTCTCGCTGGCCAATTACGGCATGGATACCGCGTTTGTGACCCTGCTGCCGGACAACGACATCGGCAAGGCGTGCCTGCGCACGGTGCGCGGATACGGCGTGGACGTGTCGAACATTCAGATGGTTCCCGGCCGCATGGGCATCTACTTCCTGGAGACCGGCTCCAACCAGCGCCCCTCCAAGGTCATCTACGACCGCGCTGATTCCTGCATCGCCAAGGCTGCGTCCGACGCGATTGATTGGGATAAGGCGCTCGAAGGCGCGACGTGGTTCCACATCACGGGCATCACCCCGGCGATCTCCCAGAGCGCGGCGGATCTGTCGCTCGCGGCGGTGAAGGCGGCCAAGGCGAAGGGCGTGCACGTCTCCTGCGACCTCAATTACCGCAAGAACCTGTGGAAGTACGGCAAGCGCGCGGACGAAGTGATGAGCGAGCTGGTGAAGTACGTCGACACCGTCATCGCCAACGAAGAGGACTTCCAGAAGTCCCTGGGCATCAAGGCGGAGAGCGACGTGGAGAGCGGCGAGCTGGACACGAGCGTCTACGAGAAGATCGCCAAGATGGCGATGAACAGGTACCCGAACATCAAGCGCGTCGCCATCACCCTGCGCGAGTCCAAGAGCGCGGACACCAACTACTGGGCGGCCTGCATCTACGACGGCAAGGAGTTTTACGTCTCCCGCAAGTACGCGATCACCGACATCGTGGACCGCGTCGGCGGCGGCGATTCCTTCGGCGGCGGCCTGATCTACGGCCTGAACGCCTACGACAACCAGCGCGACGCGCTGGAGTTCGCGGTGGCCGCTTCCTGCCTCAAGCATACCATCAACGGCGACTTCAACCTTGTCTCCGTCGCCGAGGTCGAGGCCCTCAAAAAGGGCTCCGGATCCGGCCGCGTGGAGCGCTAA